In Rhodospirillum rubrum ATCC 11170, a genomic segment contains:
- a CDS encoding alpha-D-ribose 1-methylphosphonate 5-triphosphate diphosphatase translates to MSDDVLLTNATIVGRREVFAGSLRISGETIAAVDRGGCALAGAEDLGGDMLVPGLIELHTDNAESHLEPRNGVRWPFPMAAVLAHDAQLIGAGITTVLDAIAIGEYQDRGSRRQLLAELIAAIRHARAQDLLRADHQLHLRCELSDPCVVELFETHGGDPLVRLVSLMDHTPGQRQFRDIETWKRFHRARMGDEAEMERILNQGLERQERTVTDHRRAVVAFCRARAILLASHDDTTEQHVSQALADGVTIAEFPVTMAAATLAHGAGLRTVMGAPNVVRGGSHSGNMAAIDLARDGMLDALSSDYAPMSLLHAPFLLTERLGMALPDALALVSDSVASMLGLDDRGRIEAGLRADLLRVRLCDGLPVVRAVWRGGRRVL, encoded by the coding sequence ATGTCCGACGACGTGTTGCTGACCAATGCCACCATCGTCGGACGACGCGAGGTTTTCGCCGGGTCGCTTCGGATAAGCGGCGAAACGATCGCCGCCGTCGATCGCGGCGGCTGCGCCCTGGCTGGCGCCGAGGATTTGGGGGGCGACATGCTTGTCCCCGGATTGATCGAGTTGCATACGGATAACGCCGAGAGCCACCTGGAGCCGCGCAACGGCGTGCGCTGGCCCTTTCCGATGGCGGCGGTGCTCGCCCATGACGCCCAGTTGATCGGCGCCGGGATCACCACGGTTCTCGATGCCATCGCCATTGGCGAGTACCAGGACCGGGGCAGCCGTCGCCAGCTTCTGGCCGAATTGATCGCCGCCATCCGCCATGCCCGCGCCCAAGATCTGCTGCGCGCCGACCACCAGCTTCATCTGCGCTGCGAATTATCCGACCCTTGCGTGGTCGAGTTGTTCGAAACCCATGGCGGCGACCCGTTGGTCAGGTTGGTCTCGCTGATGGACCACACCCCCGGTCAACGCCAGTTCCGCGATATCGAGACCTGGAAGCGTTTCCATCGCGCCCGCATGGGCGATGAAGCCGAGATGGAGCGTATTCTCAACCAAGGGCTGGAGCGCCAGGAGCGCACCGTCACCGATCATCGCCGGGCCGTCGTCGCCTTCTGTCGGGCCCGGGCGATTCTCCTTGCCAGCCATGACGACACCACCGAGCAGCATGTGTCCCAGGCCCTGGCCGATGGCGTGACCATCGCCGAATTCCCGGTGACCATGGCGGCGGCGACCCTGGCCCATGGCGCCGGATTGCGCACGGTCATGGGCGCCCCCAACGTCGTGCGCGGCGGATCGCACTCGGGCAATATGGCCGCCATCGATCTCGCCCGCGACGGCATGCTTGATGCGTTGTCGAGCGATTACGCGCCGATGAGCCTGCTTCACGCCCCCTTTCTGCTCACCGAACGCTTGGGGATGGCGCTACCCGATGCCCTGGCCCTGGTCAGCGACTCGGTCGCCTCCATGCTCGGCCTCGACGACCGCGGGCGAATCGAAGCCGGCTTGCGCGCCGATCTGCTGCGGGTGCGTTTGTGCGATGGCCTTCCGGTGGTCCGCGCCGTTTGGCGGGGCGGACGCCGGGTTCTCTGA
- a CDS encoding patatin-like phospholipase family protein, with protein MNTITPISTRRVTLALQGGGSHGAFTWGVLDRLLEEPRLRIEAVSGTSAGAMNAACLAHGLADSGRQGARDTLERFWTAISNAAAFSPIRRSPLAIWLGNWSVADSMGYLMSTAFGRALSPYQSNPLNINPLRETVERIIDFDAVRACRDLSLFVTATNVHTGRPRIFTREDLSVDAVLASACLPHLFQAVEIDGVPYWDGGYVGNPALWPLIYETDVRDLLLVRINPLIREQTPMTGLEIADRLNEITFNASMFREMRAIAFVGRMLDEGSLDPERYKRMLIHAIEAEDDLKSLGASSKLNAELPFLFHLRDIGRRAADDWLTKNLEKIGYESTVDVASAYL; from the coding sequence ATGAATACCATAACCCCGATCTCCACCCGTCGCGTCACCCTGGCCCTGCAGGGCGGCGGGTCGCACGGCGCCTTTACCTGGGGGGTGCTCGACCGCCTGTTGGAAGAACCCCGCCTGCGCATCGAGGCGGTGTCGGGCACCAGCGCCGGGGCGATGAACGCCGCCTGTCTTGCCCATGGACTGGCCGACAGCGGACGCCAGGGGGCGCGCGACACCCTGGAGCGCTTCTGGACGGCGATCAGCAATGCCGCCGCCTTCAGCCCGATCCGGCGGTCGCCTTTGGCTATCTGGCTTGGCAACTGGTCGGTCGCCGACAGCATGGGCTATCTGATGTCGACGGCCTTTGGCCGCGCCCTGTCGCCCTATCAAAGCAATCCGCTCAACATCAATCCCCTGCGCGAAACCGTCGAGCGCATCATCGATTTCGACGCGGTCCGCGCCTGCCGGGACCTGTCCTTGTTCGTCACCGCGACCAATGTTCACACCGGCCGGCCAAGGATCTTCACCCGCGAGGATCTGAGCGTCGACGCCGTTCTCGCCTCGGCCTGCCTGCCCCATCTGTTTCAGGCCGTCGAGATCGACGGCGTTCCCTATTGGGACGGCGGCTATGTCGGCAATCCGGCGCTGTGGCCGCTGATTTATGAAACCGATGTCCGCGATCTGTTGCTGGTCCGCATCAATCCGTTGATTCGCGAGCAAACGCCGATGACCGGCCTGGAAATCGCCGATCGCCTGAACGAGATCACCTTCAACGCCAGCATGTTTCGCGAAATGCGCGCCATCGCCTTTGTCGGCCGCATGCTCGATGAAGGCTCCCTCGACCCCGAGCGCTACAAGCGCATGCTGATCCACGCCATCGAAGCCGAGGACGATCTGAAAAGCCTGGGCGCGTCGAGCAAGCTGAACGCCGAACTGCCCTTCCTTTTCCATCTGCGCGATATCGGCCGGCGGGCCGCCGACGATTGGTTGACGAAAAACCTGGAAAAAATCGGCTACGAAAGTACGGTAGACGTCGCTTCCGCTTATCTGTAG
- a CDS encoding Leu/Phe/Val dehydrogenase: protein MSIFFADPFDDHESVVFARDAASGLRAIIAIHSTALGPAVGGCRMWPYRSEEEALADVLRLSRAMSYKNALAGLALGGGKAVILGESRSEKSPELLRAFGRAVDRLGGAYRTAEDVGTSAADMDIIGEETRHALGRSAKGAVTVGDPSPYTARGGLAAMRAAVRHRLGRDGLAGLTIAIQGCGQVGAHLARLLQAEGALVVVADLDPARARALAGETGAVAVEADRILSIKADVMAPCALGAILDDQVIAALNVPIVAGLANNQLAQPRHAALLHDRGILYVPDYVANAGGIIAIAAEHDGRVDRAEILGKIEGIGATTAKILDRAVRENRTTAVIADTLARERLAAASPRPAAAQPRRQAGRALG, encoded by the coding sequence ATGAGCATTTTTTTCGCCGACCCCTTCGACGATCACGAAAGCGTCGTCTTCGCCCGCGACGCCGCCTCGGGTCTGCGCGCCATCATCGCCATTCACAGCACCGCCCTTGGCCCCGCCGTTGGCGGCTGCCGGATGTGGCCCTATCGCAGCGAGGAAGAGGCCCTGGCCGATGTGCTGCGGCTGTCGCGGGCCATGAGCTACAAGAACGCCCTGGCCGGTCTGGCTTTGGGCGGCGGCAAGGCGGTGATCCTGGGCGAGTCGCGGAGCGAAAAATCGCCCGAGCTGCTGCGGGCCTTCGGCCGCGCCGTCGACCGCCTGGGCGGCGCCTATCGCACCGCCGAGGATGTCGGCACCTCGGCGGCCGATATGGACATCATCGGCGAGGAAACCCGCCATGCGCTGGGCCGCTCGGCCAAAGGCGCCGTCACCGTCGGCGATCCCTCGCCCTATACGGCGCGTGGCGGGCTGGCGGCCATGCGCGCCGCCGTCCGCCATCGCTTGGGCCGTGACGGGTTGGCCGGCCTTACCATCGCCATTCAAGGCTGCGGCCAGGTTGGCGCCCATCTCGCCCGCCTGCTCCAGGCCGAAGGCGCCCTGGTGGTGGTCGCCGATCTCGATCCGGCCCGCGCCAGGGCCCTGGCCGGGGAGACCGGCGCCGTGGCGGTCGAGGCCGACCGTATTCTTTCGATCAAAGCCGATGTGATGGCCCCTTGCGCCCTGGGGGCTATACTCGACGATCAGGTCATCGCCGCGCTCAACGTTCCGATCGTCGCCGGTCTGGCCAACAACCAGCTTGCCCAGCCCCGCCATGCCGCCCTGCTCCACGACCGGGGCATCCTTTATGTTCCCGATTACGTCGCCAATGCCGGCGGCATCATCGCCATCGCCGCCGAACACGATGGCCGGGTCGACCGCGCGGAAATCCTCGGGAAAATCGAAGGGATCGGCGCGACAACGGCGAAAATCCTTGATCGCGCGGTGCGCGAGAACCGCACCACCGCCGTCATTGCCGACACCCTGGCCCGCGAAAGGCTGGCCGCCGCCAGCCCCCGGCCCGCCGCCGCCCAGCCCCGGCGTCAGGCCGGCCGCGCCTTGGGCTGA
- a CDS encoding LysR family transcriptional regulator, translating into MDRLTLMETFTKVAELGSFSRAAERLGLSRSVVSKYVSALEDRLGARLVNRTTRRLSLTEVGEVYLLRCQAILADLEEAEQAAGALHGAARGTLRINAPMSFGFRHLAAAIPPFLAHHPGLGVDMTLDDRFVDLLDAGFDVAVRIGSLPDSSLIAVRLAPLHIVVCASPEYIKAQGAPERPEDLTGHNCLIYSLQRFGDLYPLVHAGGGEQVSVPVHGRFRANNGDALRAAAVAGGGVMISPTFLCGDDLRAGRLVRLLPEWTGPEQGINAVYPHNRHVSAKVRAFVDHLKGWCGKLPYWDEGVFP; encoded by the coding sequence ATGGACCGGCTGACGTTGATGGAGACTTTTACCAAGGTCGCGGAGTTGGGCAGCTTTTCGCGGGCAGCCGAACGCTTGGGGCTGTCGCGCTCGGTGGTCAGCAAATATGTCTCGGCGCTTGAGGACCGGCTGGGGGCGCGTCTGGTCAACCGCACCACCCGGCGGCTGTCACTGACCGAGGTCGGCGAGGTCTATCTGCTGCGCTGTCAGGCGATCCTCGCCGATCTGGAAGAGGCCGAGCAGGCGGCCGGGGCCCTGCATGGCGCGGCGCGCGGCACCTTGCGGATCAATGCCCCGATGTCCTTTGGCTTTCGCCATCTCGCCGCGGCCATTCCACCGTTTCTGGCCCATCATCCCGGCCTTGGCGTCGATATGACGCTGGATGACCGTTTCGTCGATCTGCTCGATGCCGGTTTCGATGTCGCCGTGCGGATCGGCAGCCTGCCCGATAGCAGCCTGATCGCCGTGCGGTTGGCGCCGCTGCATATCGTCGTTTGCGCCAGCCCGGAGTACATCAAGGCCCAGGGCGCCCCCGAGCGGCCCGAGGATCTGACCGGGCATAATTGCCTGATCTACAGCCTGCAGCGCTTTGGCGATCTTTATCCGCTGGTTCACGCCGGGGGCGGCGAACAGGTCAGCGTGCCGGTCCATGGGCGCTTCCGCGCCAACAACGGCGACGCCTTGCGGGCGGCGGCGGTGGCGGGGGGCGGGGTGATGATCTCGCCGACTTTCCTGTGCGGCGATGACCTGCGGGCCGGCCGGCTGGTGCGCCTGCTGCCCGAGTGGACCGGCCCCGAGCAGGGGATCAATGCCGTCTATCCCCATAATCGCCATGTCTCGGCCAAGGTTCGCGCCTTTGTCGATCACCTGAAGGGCTGGTGCGGCAAACTGCCCTATTGGGACGAGGGGGTGTTTCCCTAG
- a CDS encoding DUF2312 domain-containing protein, which yields MDVLEDEVPVGGVAQDIGGVAADQLRSIVERIERLEEEKANIANDIKEVYSEAKGNGFDAKIIRKVVALRKKDKHDLAEEEELLALYRAAVGV from the coding sequence ATGGACGTGCTTGAGGACGAAGTTCCCGTCGGCGGTGTCGCTCAGGATATCGGTGGCGTGGCCGCCGACCAGTTGCGCAGCATCGTCGAGCGGATTGAACGCCTTGAAGAAGAAAAGGCCAATATCGCCAACGATATCAAGGAAGTCTACTCCGAGGCCAAGGGCAATGGCTTCGATGCCAAGATCATCCGCAAGGTGGTCGCCCTGCGCAAGAAGGACAAGCACGATCTGGCCGAGGAAGAGGAACTGCTCGCCCTCTACCGGGCGGCCGTCGGCGTCTGA
- the rpsU gene encoding 30S ribosomal protein S21 — protein MGGGSQVEGERALVQVLVRDNNVDQALKALKKKMQREGVFREMKLRRNFEKPSEKRAREKAEAVRRARKLERKRLEREGF, from the coding sequence ATGGGAGGGGGGTCTCAAGTCGAAGGAGAGAGAGCCCTGGTTCAGGTTCTGGTGCGCGACAACAACGTCGATCAGGCGTTGAAGGCGCTGAAGAAGAAGATGCAGCGCGAAGGCGTGTTTCGCGAGATGAAGCTTCGCCGCAATTTCGAGAAGCCCTCCGAGAAGCGGGCCCGCGAAAAGGCCGAAGCCGTGCGCCGCGCCCGCAAGCTCGAACGCAAGCGTCTAGAGCGCGAAGGCTTCTAG
- the def gene encoding peptide deformylase, which translates to MAILKIARMGMPVLAGIARPVEDPTDPKIHRLVADMIETLADSGGVGLAAPQVHVPLRVMIFHVPANRSTEAEGAVPLTVLINPQLTPLGEEMVEDWEGCLSLPGLTGLVPRYRSLRYRGVDLDGREVEREARDFHARVVQHEYDHLDGVLYPRRLRDPSQFGFVEEIRKALAANREQP; encoded by the coding sequence ATGGCTATTCTGAAGATCGCAAGGATGGGAATGCCGGTTTTGGCGGGAATCGCCCGACCGGTCGAAGATCCCACCGACCCAAAGATCCACCGTCTGGTGGCCGATATGATCGAGACCCTGGCCGACTCGGGTGGGGTCGGCCTTGCCGCGCCCCAGGTCCATGTGCCCTTGCGGGTGATGATCTTCCACGTTCCGGCCAACCGCTCGACCGAGGCCGAGGGGGCGGTGCCGCTGACCGTTCTGATCAATCCGCAACTGACGCCGCTGGGCGAAGAGATGGTCGAGGATTGGGAGGGCTGCCTGTCGCTGCCCGGGCTCACCGGTCTGGTGCCCCGCTATCGGTCCTTGCGCTATCGCGGCGTCGATCTGGACGGGCGGGAGGTCGAACGCGAAGCCCGCGATTTCCATGCCCGGGTCGTTCAGCACGAATATGACCATCTTGACGGTGTGCTTTATCCGCGCCGTCTGCGCGATCCCAGCCAGTTCGGTTTCGTCGAAGAAATTCGCAAGGCGCTGGCGGCCAACCGCGAGCAGCCATAG
- a CDS encoding COQ9 family protein — protein MEYSDIRDRILLATLPNVPFDGWSGKALRLGAESAGFDREAADRAFPGGPAEAVGHFIDLANRMMEADLGARDLSGLKLPEKIHLAIKLRLERWAGDREAVRRGLALLSLPGHARLSLKSTYATVDGIWHAVGDRSVDFSFYTKRAELAAIYGATLLVWLEDTSEESAETWAFLDRRLEGVIRLRKARAKLRERMTHLPTLPRLLNPLDLVRKPFGLMRSMRMR, from the coding sequence ATGGAGTACAGCGACATCAGGGACCGCATTCTGCTTGCGACCCTTCCCAACGTCCCTTTCGATGGGTGGTCGGGCAAGGCTTTGCGCCTGGGGGCCGAAAGCGCCGGTTTCGACCGCGAGGCCGCCGATCGGGCCTTTCCCGGCGGGCCGGCCGAAGCCGTCGGTCATTTCATCGATCTGGCCAACCGGATGATGGAGGCCGATCTGGGCGCCCGGGACCTGTCGGGGCTGAAGCTTCCTGAAAAGATCCATCTGGCGATCAAGCTGCGGCTGGAACGCTGGGCCGGCGACCGCGAGGCGGTGCGTCGCGGGCTGGCTTTGCTCAGCCTTCCCGGCCATGCCCGGCTGTCGCTGAAATCCACCTATGCCACGGTCGATGGCATCTGGCATGCGGTGGGCGATCGCAGCGTTGATTTCAGCTTCTATACCAAGCGCGCCGAACTGGCCGCGATCTATGGCGCGACCCTGCTGGTCTGGCTGGAGGATACTTCCGAGGAGTCGGCTGAAACCTGGGCCTTCCTCGACCGGCGGCTTGAGGGCGTCATCCGCCTGCGCAAGGCGCGGGCCAAGCTGCGCGAGCGCATGACCCATCTGCCCACTCTGCCGCGCCTGCTCAATCCGCTGGACTTGGTACGCAAACCCTTCGGCCTGATGCGCTCGATGCGCATGCGCTGA
- a CDS encoding propionyl-CoA synthetase — MTNAYEEAYQRSITDKEGFWGDAARDIVWTKPWDRVLDESQAPLYRWFAGGELNTCYNAVDRHVDEGRGDQAAIIYDSAITGAKRTISYKTLKDQVAGFAGVLASRGVGKGDRVILYMPMIPESLVAMLACARLGAIHSVVFGGFAPNELATRINDAQPKAIVAASCGIEPNRVIAYKPLVDEAIRLSAHKPDSVIVWQREEARADLSNPGDIDWALALETTTPHDCVPVAATDPLYILYTSGTTGQPKGVVRDNGGHAVALRWTMKAIYNMSPGDVFWAASDVGWVVGHSYICYAPLLLGATTLVFEGKPVGTPDAGTFWRVIAEHKVATLFTAPTAFRAIKREDPDGLEIGKYDLSSLRALFLAGERCDPATIDWAEHKLGVPVIDHWWQTETGWAIAANCLGLHLYPVKHGSPTLAAPGWDVRVLDDTNHEVNPGQIGALVCKLPLPPGTLTTLWNAEARFRQAYLADFPGYYKSGDAGFIDDEGYIYVMTRTDDIINVAGHRLSTGAMEEVLAGHPAVAECAVIGISDDLKGQVPLGFVCLKAGITTEPAQIAKECAALVRDQIGPVAAYKQTVVVPRLPKTRSGKILRGTMQKIADNEAFKMPATIDDPGILPEIEEALESIGLARKRV, encoded by the coding sequence ATGACCAATGCCTACGAAGAGGCCTACCAGCGGTCCATCACCGACAAGGAAGGCTTCTGGGGAGACGCCGCGCGCGATATCGTGTGGACCAAACCCTGGGATCGCGTGCTCGACGAGTCCCAGGCCCCCCTGTACCGCTGGTTCGCCGGCGGCGAGCTCAACACTTGTTATAACGCCGTCGACCGTCATGTCGACGAGGGTCGGGGCGATCAGGCGGCGATCATCTATGACAGCGCCATCACCGGCGCCAAACGCACGATCAGCTATAAAACCCTGAAGGATCAGGTGGCGGGCTTCGCCGGCGTGCTGGCCAGCCGGGGTGTCGGCAAGGGCGACCGGGTCATCCTTTATATGCCGATGATCCCCGAAAGCCTTGTCGCCATGTTGGCCTGCGCCCGCCTGGGCGCCATCCATTCCGTGGTGTTCGGCGGCTTCGCGCCCAATGAGCTGGCAACCCGCATCAACGACGCCCAGCCCAAGGCCATCGTCGCCGCCTCCTGCGGCATCGAACCCAACCGGGTGATCGCCTATAAGCCGCTGGTCGACGAGGCGATCCGCCTGTCCGCCCACAAGCCCGACTCGGTGATCGTCTGGCAGCGCGAGGAAGCCCGGGCCGATTTGTCCAACCCCGGCGATATTGATTGGGCCCTCGCCCTGGAAACCACCACGCCGCATGACTGCGTGCCGGTGGCGGCCACCGATCCGCTTTATATCCTCTATACGTCGGGCACCACCGGCCAGCCCAAGGGGGTGGTGCGCGACAACGGCGGCCACGCCGTCGCCCTGCGCTGGACAATGAAGGCGATCTACAACATGAGCCCGGGCGACGTGTTCTGGGCGGCTTCCGATGTCGGCTGGGTGGTCGGCCATTCCTATATCTGCTACGCCCCGCTGTTGCTTGGCGCCACCACCTTGGTGTTCGAGGGCAAGCCGGTGGGCACCCCCGATGCCGGCACCTTCTGGCGGGTGATCGCCGAGCACAAGGTGGCGACCTTGTTCACCGCCCCCACCGCCTTCCGCGCCATCAAGCGCGAGGATCCCGACGGCCTGGAAATCGGCAAATACGACCTGTCGTCGTTGCGCGCCCTGTTCCTGGCCGGCGAGCGCTGCGATCCGGCGACCATCGACTGGGCCGAACACAAGCTGGGCGTTCCGGTCATCGATCATTGGTGGCAGACGGAAACCGGCTGGGCGATCGCCGCCAATTGCCTGGGCTTGCACCTTTACCCGGTCAAGCACGGCAGCCCGACCCTGGCCGCCCCGGGCTGGGACGTGCGGGTTCTGGATGACACCAACCACGAGGTCAATCCCGGACAGATCGGCGCCCTGGTCTGCAAACTGCCCCTGCCCCCGGGCACGCTGACCACGCTGTGGAACGCCGAGGCGCGCTTCCGTCAAGCCTATCTCGCCGACTTCCCCGGCTATTACAAAAGCGGTGACGCCGGGTTCATCGACGACGAAGGCTATATCTATGTGATGACCCGCACCGACGACATCATCAATGTCGCCGGCCATCGCCTGTCGACCGGGGCCATGGAAGAGGTGCTGGCCGGCCATCCGGCGGTGGCCGAATGCGCCGTCATCGGCATTTCCGACGATCTCAAGGGACAGGTGCCGCTGGGCTTCGTCTGCCTGAAGGCCGGCATCACCACCGAACCGGCGCAGATCGCCAAGGAATGCGCCGCCCTGGTCCGCGACCAGATCGGCCCGGTGGCGGCCTATAAGCAGACCGTGGTCGTGCCGCGCCTGCCCAAGACGCGCTCGGGCAAGATCCTGCGCGGCACCATGCAAAAGATCGCCGACAACGAGGCCTTCAAGATGCCCGCGACCATCGACGATCCGGGCATCCTGCCCGAAATCGAAGAGGCCCTGGAAAGCATCGGCTTGGCGCGCAAGCGCGTCTGA
- a CDS encoding YdcH family protein, giving the protein MGQDARKDALNNRHAELEERLEHEATRPIPDTSVVTTLKRQKLRIKDEIHRMEAR; this is encoded by the coding sequence ATGGGTCAGGACGCTCGCAAGGATGCTCTTAACAACCGCCATGCGGAACTGGAAGAGCGACTGGAACACGAGGCTACACGACCGATCCCCGATACCTCGGTCGTCACTACCTTGAAACGCCAGAAACTCCGTATCAAAGACGAAATCCACCGCATGGAGGCGCGCTGA
- a CDS encoding ATP-dependent 6-phosphofructokinase: MAEIRRIGVLTSGGDCAGLNAVIRAVTHRARRAYGWKVFGILDGTMGLMDRPLRYRELDSEMFSGFDILRAGGTVLGTVNKGDPFAFPMADGSKTDRSLDFVDGFHSLELDALVVVGGDGSMRILKKLCDKGSIGMVGVPKTIDNDVHGTEYAVGFSTATNVVTEALDRLQATAASHHRVMILEVMGRDAGHIAVSAGIAGGADVILIPEIPYTLEGVAKRIREVQQEGRSHALIVVAEGVLTPEGERATVAYAGGQTRYGGISQYLSDRIAQDTGTETRVTILGHVQRGGIPSMRDRLLASAFGVHAVDLVAARKFGRMVAWQDRGVVDVPLEEVCIGPRSLDPNGTLVHAARGLGIYVGEIGAA, encoded by the coding sequence ATGGCCGAGATTAGACGCATCGGAGTACTCACCAGCGGCGGCGATTGCGCCGGGCTCAACGCGGTGATCCGGGCGGTTACCCACCGCGCCCGCCGGGCCTACGGCTGGAAAGTGTTCGGTATTCTCGACGGAACCATGGGGCTGATGGACCGCCCCTTGCGCTACCGCGAGCTCGACTCGGAAATGTTTTCGGGCTTCGACATTCTGCGCGCCGGCGGCACCGTTCTGGGTACCGTCAACAAGGGCGACCCCTTCGCCTTCCCCATGGCCGACGGTTCCAAGACCGACCGCTCGCTTGACTTCGTCGACGGCTTCCACAGCCTGGAACTCGACGCCCTGGTGGTGGTCGGCGGCGACGGCTCGATGCGCATTCTCAAGAAGCTGTGCGACAAGGGCAGCATCGGCATGGTCGGCGTGCCCAAGACCATCGACAACGATGTTCACGGCACCGAATACGCCGTCGGCTTCTCCACCGCCACCAATGTGGTGACCGAGGCCCTGGACCGTCTGCAGGCGACCGCTGCCAGTCACCACCGGGTGATGATCCTGGAAGTCATGGGCCGCGACGCCGGCCATATCGCCGTCAGCGCCGGCATCGCCGGCGGCGCCGATGTCATCTTGATCCCCGAGATCCCCTATACCCTGGAAGGCGTGGCCAAGCGCATCCGCGAGGTTCAGCAGGAAGGCCGCAGCCACGCCCTGATCGTCGTCGCCGAGGGCGTGCTGACCCCCGAGGGCGAGCGCGCCACCGTGGCCTATGCCGGTGGCCAAACCCGCTATGGCGGCATCAGCCAGTATCTGTCCGACCGCATCGCCCAGGACACCGGCACCGAAACCCGGGTGACCATCCTCGGCCACGTCCAGCGCGGCGGCATTCCTTCGATGCGCGACCGCCTCCTCGCCTCGGCCTTCGGCGTCCATGCCGTCGATCTGGTGGCGGCGCGCAAATTCGGCCGCATGGTGGCTTGGCAGGACCGGGGCGTCGTCGACGTGCCGCTGGAAGAGGTCTGCATCGGACCGCGCAGCCTTGATCCCAATGGTACCCTGGTCCATGCCGCCCGCGGCCTGGGCATCTATGTCGGCGAAATCGGCGCCGCGTAA
- a CDS encoding YdcH family protein — protein sequence MDDHELDGLRAKLEELRTEHRDLDAVIARITENMPFDMIQMQRLKKRKLALKDQISRLENRMIPDIIA from the coding sequence GTGGACGATCATGAGCTTGATGGCCTGAGGGCCAAGCTAGAGGAATTACGCACGGAACACCGTGACCTTGACGCGGTGATCGCCCGGATCACCGAGAACATGCCCTTTGACATGATTCAGATGCAGCGGCTGAAAAAGCGTAAGCTTGCCCTCAAGGATCAGATCTCGCGTCTTGAAAACCGGATGATCCCCGACATCATTGCCTGA
- a CDS encoding diguanylate cyclase, which translates to MADEIERTQPAREPGDALRRRMDAYPPPPDHPDHGASQEDRQRGRSAYRLGASLAHPPQPIQDEASVLGLPPRLLTPRIQEAITGLMEEMERTRLRLASSQAHESVLSGLADADGVLPVLNRRAILRELDLRVRLAREGGPPFLVSLFYLTNFDALRRIAGLDAALAGLTRLAAEVLSAAGLGDGRLKADDLTEGRFPPLAGSLGGASVLLARGDEPQRPPDQLGARAEKIRLGVTDKGLRWGGVLLPLAVSAATVLADGREETGALVARLDGLLRQ; encoded by the coding sequence ATGGCAGACGAGATCGAGCGCACCCAGCCGGCCCGCGAGCCGGGAGACGCCTTGCGCCGGCGGATGGACGCCTATCCACCGCCCCCCGACCACCCCGACCACGGCGCCAGCCAAGAGGATCGCCAACGCGGCCGCAGCGCCTATCGCCTCGGCGCCTCGCTGGCCCATCCCCCCCAGCCGATCCAGGACGAGGCCAGCGTGCTTGGCCTGCCGCCCCGGCTGCTGACTCCACGGATCCAGGAGGCGATCACCGGCCTGATGGAGGAAATGGAGCGCACCCGCCTCCGCCTCGCCAGCAGTCAGGCCCATGAAAGCGTTCTCAGCGGCCTAGCCGATGCCGATGGCGTGCTGCCGGTGCTCAATCGCCGGGCGATCCTGCGCGAGCTTGATCTGCGGGTGCGTCTGGCCCGGGAGGGCGGGCCGCCGTTTCTCGTCAGCCTGTTCTATCTGACCAATTTCGACGCCCTGCGCCGCATCGCCGGCCTCGATGCCGCCCTGGCCGGGCTGACGCGGCTGGCCGCCGAGGTGCTGAGCGCGGCGGGCCTGGGCGACGGACGGTTGAAGGCCGATGATCTGACCGAGGGGCGCTTCCCCCCCCTGGCCGGCTCCCTGGGCGGTGCCAGCGTCCTTTTGGCCCGGGGCGACGAACCGCAGCGACCGCCCGATCAATTGGGCGCCCGGGCTGAAAAGATCCGCCTTGGCGTAACCGACAAGGGCCTGCGCTGGGGGGGCGTTCTGCTGCCGTTGGCGGTATCGGCCGCCACCGTCCTGGCCGATGGCCGTGAAGAGACCGGGGCGCTTGTCGCCCGCCTAGACGGCCTGCTCAGGCAATGA